Genomic segment of Nitrospirota bacterium:
GCTACCATCCGGCAGGCTGTGACAGAACAGCAATTCACGACGATAACCGAACGACTATCCGGAACCACACCATCTCACGCATGGCTCGATCAACAAGGCAATGCCTCCTGGCATGAGGCCCTGAATCAACTCGCGGCTGTGGTAACCTCCCCGGAATGGGCCAAGGTGAATCAGGGAGAATCTGCATCGCCCCTGTTCATCACAGTCTTAGAACGAGCTACTCGTATGGAAGTGGACGCCATACAAGCCAGCTATCAGGAATGGGATCGGATACGGAATTGGAAGGATCGGGTGCGTGGGCTCCGTGGGCAGGCCCGCCTCTGCGGAACCTGGCAATGGATCATCCATAACCATCAGCAACACCATCAAGAGCAAAAACTGTCATTGCTCTTTCCTCCAACTGGAAATATGCAGGCGACGTTGCCGGGACTCGTAGAAACAATCGTGTTGGGCGAGAACGTCTATCTACGGTGGGAAATCGATGGTCGGGTCCAAGAAGACAGCCTGCAATTCAGCAAAGAAGGCAAGGGACTCGAAGGGACCTTTGTGAACTCCCAAGGAGGGTGGGGATCAATCAGCGGTAAGAGAACAGCCGGCTGTACGCCCTAATTTGCAGACCTCGTGATACAAGCATCCCGCCAGATTCTCCAACCAAAAAGAACCCAACCTGCCAAGAATGCCAACCCGCCGATCGGGGTCACAGCTCCCATCCATCGTATCCCTGCCAGAGCCACGACATACAGACTGCCTGAAAAAAGAAGAATCCCGAGGGTAAAGAGCCATCCTGTCTGCTCAAGTCGCTGTTCCGGGTAGCGATCAATTGCCCAAGACACTATACAAAGCCCAAAGGCATGATACATTTGATAGCGGGTGGCGGTATCGAATACTTGCAGGCTGTGTGCGTCCAGAATCTCTTTGAGTGCATGGGCGCCAAAGGCGCCTGCGGCTACAGCAGATCCGGCGAAGACCGTTCCCAGTACCAGAAAACGTTGAGAGAGCGACCGACTGATCATGGAATCCTCTGAGCAGATTTCTCAAAAGCTATTGTGGCAAGAGAGAGATCCGATAGCGGACTTGTCCCACATCCCGATAGCCGCATCGGCAGTGGATTCTAGCAGAAAGCACTGAGTCTCGATATGCCGCTCGAATGCCCCCGCTGTTTATTCACCAATTCTGACTCCACCTCCACTTGCGAATGTGGGTACGATCTGACTCCGCAGATCCGCAAAGTCACTGGTGCGACGACCGTCATATTCCGAAGGGTCGACCGTCGGATCGAAGATTCCGGCATGACCCAAGAAGGGTTTGCCCTCGGAATAGTTGCAGTATGGATGCTCCTGACGATCGGAGAATGGATCCGCATTCGTCCGGAATTAGGGATGCGGAAATCCCTCAATCTCATTCAGGACAGCACCCTCCTCAGCCTCACCGACTTAGCCGGTGCCCTGATTATCGGAGCACTCGGGTGGATCGTGGTGTGGATTATCCTGTCCTATGAGGGCCGTCGTCTTCGCCCCTGCCCGAAACGCACAACACTTGCGGTCACCATCGTGTCAGCCGGACTCTTATTTATGAGTCGATGGATTGCACCGGATGTGTTGGTGCAACATGTGATACAGATGGCGATTATCCTGGGCATCGCCGTCTTTGCCTACTTTGCAGGCTGTCGAGGCTGGCTGGGAAAATGGTAGCGACTGGTGCCGGAGGCCGGGATTGAACCGGCATGGTCCTTTTGGAACCGAGTATATTGTAAATAGACACGTTAGGCCGGGTGAGCCACAGAAACACAGGGATTTTGTCAGGCAGTTTTCGAGGGGATTAGTAAATAGCCGCTGAAAGATCCCTAAACCGCCATGCAAATTGATCTTTATCAAGTATGCTCCTACAATCCGCTATCTTAGGCGAGACTCAAGGAGGGCCAATATGACTGACGATGATTTTACTGACCTCATGAGTGGCAAAACAAACAACCCCTTGGCTGAATCTGAGATTCCTGAAATCCTTAAGCGGGCAATCAATGCTGGTCATCAGGTCTTGATCCAGGCCTCCTCTGGTAAAGGATCCCACACGCTGATCATTGACCAATCTGGGAATTTGCAATTGACGCCTCTTTCCTAGCATCTTGAGCACAACAGACCACCACAGGGCGTAACCTGCGGGAGTGTCTGTGGCGCTTCCTGTGACGCTATGCCGCGCCTCTGGTGTCTGTGAGGTGGCGCGGGTGCTCTATGCGTATACCGTGAAACAATTATCCCCAAAATTAAACGCCCCCCCTCTTCCCAACCTGATCGGGAGTGATGCGGAACGAACACAGCAAGCGACTCTATACAGACAAATACTCATGGGAGCTATCAAGCAAGACCCTTCTTCCTCTCCTCCTACTTCTTCCTACCCCCGTCATCGGTAACCGAAAAAGCCACATCTACCACCGTCCAGATTGCCCGAACTATAGCGAGGTTGCGCCACATAACAGAGTAGCGTTTAATAGCCCCCCTAGAGGCAGAAACGGCAGGATATCGAGAGCGGGTAACTGTCCTTAGTACTTTGTCGCCCTTATGAATGAAATCCAGGCATCAACAGAAGAACCGCAACCCCCGACTCCAGTGGCCGTCCTTCCGCCGCGAGAGCTGAGAGCGGACAAGCTTGAATGGGTTACCTATCTATCATCGTTTACGGTCATCGCTGCTGCTTTAGCATATTTGATCGGGTTTATTATTGTTAACTCATCTTTGTTCCAGTACGGAATGGTTCCGTATGACTTTCTCCAACCACGTTATATTTCTGCAGGCTTGCTTTATTTCGCTGCAACGACTGGTTTCACCGGCGCAATTTTCCTACTTATCCATCTAACCAAGAAAAAGCATTTACTTGGTGACGTAACCAATGCAGAAATAAGAAGTGCCTGGATAATCTTTTTTATTTTCGGCATGTCCGGTGCTTACCTCAACTGGCTACTACCAAAATCCAATACCATTGACGGGTGGCTTTCTGCTCTACGGTACCCGTCCTTTGTACTCGCGCTAGTGGTGGGCGCTTTTAACACCACCCTTCTTCCGCTTCCAGCGCGTTTTGGCAAGTTGTCGCTCTGGTGGAGAATCCACATGTGGGAAACGGGGCGGCTATCGCGGGTTGTATTACTGCTGATGCTTGTTAATGCTTCAGCAAGGTTGGGAGAGGCCTTTTTCTTCTTTCCTTTGTTTTTGATTGGAGTGTGGTTCTTCTTATCAGGTTTCCGCCCAGATCAGAAGGTCGAGTCGGTTACCTCCGAGAATACACATGGGCTATTTTGGGGGATTAGTAATATATGTCTCTCAATATATGCCTACGCCACACTTACCTATCCGCTCATCTCTCCTCATTTTGGTGGTGGAAAGCCGCTGCTGATATCAATAGCCATCAAGCCAGACAACAGAAAGGCAATCGGCAGGGTAATGGGTCGGGAGGACTGGAAATGCGTCATGCATAACATTTCTTTGATTCATGAAAATTCGGAACTACTTTATGTATTGCCAAACGGCTACTTAGCTGATGAGACCGCAATTGCCATACCGAAAAGCGAGATCATCACTTTGGCCTACCAACGCAAAACCAAGAATGAGAATGCAACTTGTTTGGAGTAATTCCTGAAAGAGTTTCCGGACAGAGCACGGCAACCCAGACTATGTGGGCGTTTCGCTGTGCTGACATGGACTTAT
This window contains:
- a CDS encoding DUF423 domain-containing protein, whose product is MISRSLSQRFLVLGTVFAGSAVAAGAFGAHALKEILDAHSLQVFDTATRYQMYHAFGLCIVSWAIDRYPEQRLEQTGWLFTLGILLFSGSLYVVALAGIRWMGAVTPIGGLAFLAGWVLFGWRIWRDACITRSAN